In Candidatus Glassbacteria bacterium, the following proteins share a genomic window:
- a CDS encoding MBL fold metallo-hydrolase, whose translation MLNRIIFSLFTVLVLCGVARLEAAGFDKDTIGTGAEKLLITFIGHGTLMFEYGGLVVHADPTLRESDYADLPKADLILITHEHGDHLDPEAVAKLRKPETEIVANGSSAGRLEGAVVMKNGESATVMGLKIEAVPAYNIISKRDNGQPYHPKGNGNGYVVTFGDTRVYIAGDTEYVPEMNELGDIDIAFLPLNLPYTMTVEMAAEAARAVSPKVFYPYHYGSSEVGKLQSLLEGAEGIELRIREMQ comes from the coding sequence ATGCTGAACCGGATAATTTTCTCGTTGTTCACTGTGCTTGTACTGTGCGGCGTTGCCAGGCTGGAGGCCGCCGGATTCGACAAGGACACTATCGGCACAGGTGCGGAAAAACTGCTGATTACGTTTATCGGACACGGCACGCTGATGTTCGAGTACGGCGGGCTGGTGGTGCACGCCGACCCAACTCTGCGCGAGTCCGACTATGCGGACCTGCCCAAAGCGGACCTGATCCTGATCACCCACGAGCACGGCGACCACCTGGACCCGGAGGCGGTGGCGAAACTGCGAAAACCGGAAACGGAGATAGTTGCCAACGGCAGCTCGGCGGGCAGACTGGAGGGCGCGGTGGTGATGAAAAACGGTGAGTCCGCAACGGTGATGGGACTGAAGATCGAGGCGGTACCGGCATACAATATCATCAGTAAGCGCGACAACGGCCAGCCATACCACCCCAAGGGCAACGGTAACGGCTATGTCGTCACGTTCGGCGATACCAGGGTATATATCGCCGGTGATACGGAATACGTACCTGAAATGAACGAGCTGGGTGATATCGATATCGCTTTCCTGCCGCTGAACCTGCCATACACGATGACGGTCGAGATGGCGGCCGAGGCGGCCAGGGCTGTCAGCCCGAAGGTTTTCTATCCATACCACTATGGCAGCTCGGAGGTCGGCAAGCTGCAGTCACTGCTGGAGGGAGCCGAGGGAATCGAACTGCGGATCCGGGAGATGCAGTAG
- a CDS encoding aminoacyl-histidine dipeptidase — protein MDQDVKVILELFERINAVPRESKQEERISQWLQEWGKNAGLTTRADKLGNVVIEIPGSAGCEDAPTVVLQGHMDMVCEKTPDSDHDFSRDPVRSIIDGDWLTADRTTLGADNGIAIAMGLALAGRSDIPHPPLELLITVDEEQGLTGAARLEAEFVNGRIMLNLDSEDEGVFTIGCSGGRETVITLESPAAPLADTEEVYRITVSGLLGGHSGVDIDKHRACANKLLGRALCQAGRHVSLRLVSIEGGTAHNAIPREAEAVIACAAGQGGKLEKAVSAFEQAARAEFAASDRGVAIEAARQEIATAGALSVEDSSRVANLMNALPHGVIEMSADVEGEVETSNSFAVVGLREGKLHILTSQRSSVMSRIEMVSSAITSIAALAGAQCKFGSEYPSWPANLQSPLIGKCREVYSGLYGREPEFEIIHAGLECAVIGKIYPEMDMISLGPTIQNPHSPDERLNIPSLGNTWRFLLELLKELK, from the coding sequence ATGGATCAGGACGTAAAAGTGATACTTGAACTTTTCGAGCGGATCAACGCCGTACCCCGGGAGTCGAAACAGGAGGAACGAATCTCGCAGTGGCTGCAGGAGTGGGGCAAAAACGCGGGGCTGACCACCCGGGCCGATAAGCTGGGCAATGTGGTAATCGAGATCCCCGGCTCCGCGGGCTGCGAGGACGCGCCCACAGTTGTGCTGCAGGGCCATATGGACATGGTCTGCGAGAAAACCCCTGATTCGGACCATGATTTCTCCAGGGACCCGGTCCGCTCGATAATCGATGGCGACTGGCTGACCGCCGACAGGACTACCCTGGGCGCGGACAACGGGATCGCGATTGCGATGGGACTGGCGCTGGCCGGACGAAGCGATATCCCGCACCCGCCGCTGGAACTGCTGATCACGGTTGACGAGGAGCAGGGACTGACCGGGGCGGCCCGGCTGGAGGCCGAATTTGTGAACGGGCGGATCATGCTGAACCTGGATTCCGAGGATGAGGGCGTCTTTACGATCGGCTGTTCGGGCGGCAGAGAAACAGTGATCACGCTGGAGTCTCCCGCGGCGCCGCTGGCTGATACTGAGGAGGTTTACCGGATTACGGTGAGCGGACTGCTCGGCGGGCATTCCGGAGTGGATATCGACAAACACAGGGCCTGCGCCAACAAACTGCTGGGCCGGGCGCTCTGTCAGGCCGGTCGGCACGTCTCGCTGCGGCTGGTCTCGATCGAGGGCGGGACCGCGCACAACGCTATCCCCCGCGAGGCGGAGGCCGTTATTGCCTGCGCAGCGGGCCAGGGCGGAAAGCTGGAAAAAGCTGTCTCCGCTTTCGAGCAGGCTGCGAGGGCAGAGTTTGCCGCCAGCGACAGGGGCGTTGCAATCGAAGCCGCGCGGCAGGAAATCGCAACCGCCGGTGCGCTGAGTGTCGAGGATTCGTCCAGGGTCGCAAACCTGATGAACGCCTTGCCCCACGGGGTTATCGAGATGTCGGCCGATGTGGAGGGGGAGGTTGAGACCTCGAACAGTTTCGCGGTGGTGGGGCTGCGTGAGGGGAAACTGCACATCCTGACCAGTCAGCGCAGTTCGGTAATGAGCCGGATCGAGATGGTTTCCTCGGCGATTACCTCGATTGCCGCCCTGGCCGGCGCTCAGTGTAAGTTCGGCAGCGAGTACCCATCCTGGCCGGCGAATCTGCAATCGCCGCTGATCGGCAAATGCAGGGAAGTTTATAGCGGTCTTTACGGCAGGGAGCCGGAGTTCGAGATTATCCACGCCGGTCTGGAATGCGCGGTGATCGGGAAAATCTACCCGGAGATGGACATGATCTCGCTGGGACCGACAATCCAGAACCCGCACTCACCCGACGAGCGGCTGAACATCCCGTCCCTGGGGAATACCTGGAGATTCCTGCTGGAGTTGCTGAAAGAGCTGAAGTAG
- a CDS encoding SUMF1/EgtB/PvdO family nonheme iron enzyme, with protein MAIFYRIASGVRNFLGGRQQQLAGMLIGASVVLLAFAGLRYTSSDSFCVSCHVHPGADSTWTLSTHYKNESGVIVHCYECHLPPPGLYHLSEKARMGLRDAFSTVFRDTDKIDWEERSALYNAHTYTYDSSCLSCHADLYSVGLTDKGVEAHKHYESQPDKLYCINCHKTVGHFHEAALIAESDSAPGQRPARRVETGSELAGYSETIPGTDVTFEMVAIPGGPFMMGSPDDEPLRDQDEGPVQEVALSPFWIGETEVTWNEFRAYFDETSQPARKDTLSDHVADTSYVDTRTGPTPKYGSPDIGGWESAYSMTHHAATEYCKWLSEKTGREYRLPTEAEWEYCARAGTQTPYFFAGDPAKMSARPLLNRIFGTEDGELARFVFFRRNSGGQVTNPYTNEPNPWGLYNMLGNVKEFCRDFYAADAYFRAYEGAPGLSSGPLVDPAGPPTGSEHVVRGGSYLSDPADFRSASRGRTAHDAWLLTDPHKPKSKWWYSDCMEVGFRVVREPDESEAVISAGGTE; from the coding sequence ATGGCGATATTTTATCGAATTGCGTCCGGTGTCAGAAATTTCCTCGGCGGCAGGCAACAGCAGTTGGCCGGCATGTTGATCGGCGCGTCGGTTGTACTGCTTGCCTTCGCCGGGCTGCGCTACACTTCCAGCGACAGTTTCTGCGTTTCCTGCCACGTCCATCCCGGCGCCGACTCCACCTGGACACTTTCGACCCATTATAAAAACGAAAGCGGAGTCATCGTCCACTGCTACGAGTGCCACCTTCCCCCCCCGGGCCTGTACCACCTGAGCGAAAAAGCAAGGATGGGGCTGCGCGACGCGTTCAGCACGGTTTTCCGGGACACGGACAAGATCGACTGGGAGGAGCGCTCGGCGTTGTACAACGCTCACACTTACACCTATGACAGCTCCTGCCTCAGCTGCCATGCCGATCTCTACAGCGTCGGCCTGACCGACAAGGGCGTGGAAGCCCACAAGCATTACGAAAGCCAGCCGGACAAGCTTTACTGTATCAACTGCCATAAAACCGTGGGCCATTTCCACGAGGCAGCATTGATTGCCGAATCGGATTCGGCCCCGGGACAGAGACCGGCCCGGCGAGTGGAGACAGGCTCCGAGCTGGCTGGCTACAGCGAGACAATCCCCGGCACGGACGTGACTTTCGAGATGGTGGCGATCCCGGGCGGCCCGTTCATGATGGGCAGCCCGGATGATGAACCGCTGCGCGACCAGGACGAGGGCCCCGTGCAGGAAGTGGCTCTCAGTCCGTTCTGGATCGGCGAGACCGAGGTAACATGGAACGAGTTCCGCGCCTATTTCGACGAGACCTCGCAGCCGGCGCGCAAAGACACGCTCTCCGACCACGTGGCCGACACCAGCTACGTGGACACCCGCACAGGTCCCACGCCCAAATACGGCTCCCCGGATATCGGCGGCTGGGAGTCGGCCTACTCGATGACCCATCACGCGGCCACCGAATACTGCAAGTGGCTTTCGGAGAAAACCGGCAGGGAATACAGGCTGCCCACCGAGGCTGAATGGGAGTACTGCGCCAGGGCGGGCACGCAAACCCCGTATTTCTTCGCGGGCGACCCGGCTAAAATGAGCGCCAGGCCCCTGCTCAATCGGATCTTCGGTACGGAGGACGGAGAGCTGGCGCGGTTCGTGTTTTTCCGGCGCAACAGCGGCGGCCAGGTGACAAACCCCTACACCAACGAACCCAACCCGTGGGGCCTGTACAACATGCTGGGCAACGTCAAGGAGTTCTGCCGCGATTTCTACGCAGCCGACGCCTACTTCCGCGCTTACGAGGGTGCGCCGGGACTGTCCTCCGGCCCGTTAGTCGACCCCGCCGGACCGCCGACCGGCAGCGAGCACGTGGTGCGCGGCGGCTCCTACCTCAGCGACCCGGCCGATTTCCGCTCGGCCAGCAGGGGACGTACCGCTCACGACGCCTGGCTGTTAACCGACCCGCACAAACCGAAAAGCAAGTGGTGGTATTCCGACTGCATGGAAGTGGGCTTCCGCGTGGTCAGGGAGCCGGATGAGAGCGAGGCCGTGATCTCCGCCGGCGGAACGGAGTAA
- a CDS encoding efflux RND transporter periplasmic adaptor subunit — MQSMKKTAVLIAALILLVGGWRIYEAILSSGAGAADERPAVTVALVPVERKAIEDIGNFTGSLLPRSQFIAASKIGGRLENVLVDIGDEVEYNQLIAVLDDDEYALQADRARAELEVSKASLEEARSSRAVSRRELERVRTLFDKDIAAEVDHDIASDRFVAQKARYEVALAQVDQREAQLQEAEVRLSYTRVRATWEASEQGGGKRVIGQRFRYEGSMLTPNTPIVSILDISTLLAVIHVIERDYSKVRTGMQATITTDAYPDKVFTGKVVRIAPRLEESSRQARTEIEVPNPDNLLKPGMFVRVVMTFGVHENATVVPAAALARRDGDQGLFLADTQQMTVEFVPVKVGITTGAMTEIIEPSISGQVVQLGHHLLEDGAPIKLGEDGE; from the coding sequence ATGCAGTCGATGAAAAAAACGGCGGTATTAATTGCGGCACTTATTCTGCTTGTAGGTGGCTGGAGGATTTACGAGGCGATACTCAGTTCAGGAGCCGGGGCGGCGGACGAGCGTCCGGCGGTAACAGTCGCGCTTGTGCCGGTGGAGCGGAAAGCAATCGAGGATATCGGTAATTTCACCGGTTCCCTGCTGCCGCGCTCCCAGTTTATCGCCGCCTCGAAAATCGGCGGCCGGCTGGAAAACGTACTGGTCGATATCGGCGATGAGGTGGAGTACAACCAGTTGATCGCCGTGCTGGACGACGACGAGTACGCGCTGCAGGCCGACAGGGCCAGGGCGGAGCTTGAGGTGAGCAAAGCCTCGCTCGAGGAGGCCCGCAGCTCGAGGGCGGTGTCGCGCCGGGAGCTGGAGCGGGTCAGGACGCTGTTCGACAAGGATATCGCCGCCGAGGTAGACCACGATATCGCCAGCGACCGGTTTGTGGCCCAGAAAGCCCGTTACGAGGTCGCCCTGGCCCAGGTGGACCAGAGGGAGGCCCAGTTGCAGGAAGCGGAGGTGCGGTTGTCGTATACGCGGGTCAGGGCCACTTGGGAAGCCAGCGAGCAGGGCGGCGGCAAGCGGGTGATTGGTCAGCGTTTCCGCTACGAGGGCTCGATGCTGACTCCGAACACGCCGATCGTCTCGATCCTCGATATCAGCACGCTGCTGGCTGTGATTCACGTTATCGAGCGCGACTACTCGAAAGTGCGTACCGGAATGCAGGCCACGATCACCACCGACGCTTACCCGGACAAGGTGTTCACCGGCAAGGTCGTGAGGATTGCCCCGCGCCTGGAGGAATCCTCCCGGCAGGCCCGGACCGAGATCGAGGTCCCGAACCCGGACAACCTGCTCAAGCCGGGTATGTTCGTGCGGGTGGTGATGACATTCGGCGTGCACGAGAACGCCACTGTCGTGCCGGCCGCGGCCCTGGCTCGTCGCGACGGCGACCAGGGCCTGTTCCTGGCCGATACTCAGCAGATGACGGTCGAGTTCGTTCCGGTCAAAGTCGGGATTACCACCGGCGCCATGACGGAAATAATCGAACCCTCTATTTCGGGCCAGGTGGTTCAACTGGGCCACCATCTGCTCGAAGACGGCGCGCCGATCAAGCTGGGGGAGGATGGAGAGTGA
- a CDS encoding SRPBCC domain-containing protein has protein sequence MLDTERMTHYRHSLTIDAPAGRVYDALTTPGGLAGWWTEDCDIALAEGGKSIFRFAKTYNVMLIEKLVPVSVVVWKCIEQYHDASGQLSRPDEWVGTTVRFELSPVSERRTKLDFEHVGLVAQLDCWEICERDWNFFLDESLKPMCETGTGKPFIPS, from the coding sequence ATGCTGGATACTGAACGTATGACGCATTACAGGCACAGTCTGACTATCGATGCGCCCGCCGGCAGAGTTTACGATGCTCTGACCACGCCCGGAGGTCTGGCCGGCTGGTGGACTGAGGACTGCGATATTGCCCTGGCCGAGGGCGGAAAGTCGATTTTCAGGTTCGCTAAAACCTACAATGTCATGCTGATTGAAAAGCTGGTGCCGGTGAGCGTTGTAGTCTGGAAATGTATCGAGCAATACCACGATGCGTCCGGCCAGCTTTCCCGGCCGGACGAGTGGGTGGGCACGACTGTCCGCTTCGAGCTCAGCCCGGTCTCCGAGCGGCGGACAAAGCTCGATTTCGAGCACGTGGGCCTGGTAGCGCAACTGGACTGCTGGGAAATCTGCGAACGCGACTGGAACTTTTTCCTCGATGAAAGCCTCAAGCCGATGTGCGAAACCGGCACGGGCAAGCCCTTCATTCCTTCCTGA
- a CDS encoding efflux RND transporter permease subunit produces the protein MKLSGHAVRRPIFTTMVTLIVILIGGVAFFRLPIDLMPEITYPTLTVFSEYKNASAEEMEELITRPIEEAVGSVPGVEEVTSISSEGRTRVRVTFTWGVDIDAGANDIRDRLDRIVDQLPEDADRPTLRKFDLASFPVLILGASSNLDPVQMRQIIEDRIKYRIERMPGVAALDIWGGLKREIHVNLYADKVKALGIPVSLILRRLRAENINMPSGTIDRGQYEVTIRTPGHFTDIDQIRNTIIVLRDGASVRLAEIASVEDSWERVTRIVRVNGKNGVRLGVRKQSGTNTVEVARGVLEEIERLNEEIPQIKITPIIDTSEYITKSISNVGSMAMYGGILAIIVLLFFLRSFRSTIVIATAIPVSIIATFALIYFGGFTLNIMTIGGLALGIGLLVDNSIVVLENIYRLRESGMSRVEAAVEGSAEVTAAIIASTLTTLAVFLPLVFVRGMSGVMFKQLSLVVSFSLLCSLAVAVTIVPMLSAKILGMYSRDEQKSTGWFDRFASFSSGVLAELESKYKTLLHYALNHRLMVILVTAGALAVSFALVPLIGVEFMPKADEGEVRVDAEMDVGIRVEVMDEKFEEVERIVRENVPELKNVVTSIGGSGYRVEGSHTGRMRVALVSQFERSRSSEEIAAVLREKLANIPGVTIRTREGQGLFLFRIISGGTERVQVEIRGHDLEISNELTLRVKKIIEGVRGVTDAQISRELGVPEELVIVDRQKAADMKLSVSQIANTLQTVLSGSSAGYFHEGGDEFRILVRMQNAESMELGEVLDLTLTNSDGRQVVLRNVVSVRPRTGPVLIERKDQERIALISANISGRDMGSIIDDIRERLESVPVPRDFSIVFAGDYEEQQKAFKELMLSFILALILVYMVMACQYESLRDPFVVMFSVPMAAVGVILMLFLTGTTFNVQSFIGCIMLGGIVVNNAILLVDHTNLLRRRDGLGLVEAIEEAGRRRLRPILMTAATTILGLTPLAFGIGEGAETQVPLARAVIGGLISSTLITLVLVPVVYSIFEKKAPGQ, from the coding sequence GTGAAACTGTCCGGTCATGCGGTCCGCCGGCCGATTTTCACCACGATGGTAACGCTGATCGTTATCCTGATCGGCGGAGTGGCTTTTTTCCGCCTGCCTATCGACCTGATGCCCGAAATCACCTACCCCACCCTGACAGTTTTTTCCGAGTACAAAAACGCCAGCGCCGAGGAGATGGAGGAGCTGATCACCCGCCCGATCGAGGAAGCCGTGGGCTCGGTGCCGGGCGTGGAAGAGGTGACATCTATTTCATCCGAGGGGCGCACCCGCGTGCGGGTGACTTTCACCTGGGGCGTTGATATCGACGCCGGGGCCAACGACATCCGCGACCGCCTGGACCGGATTGTCGATCAGCTCCCCGAGGACGCCGACCGTCCCACCCTGCGCAAATTCGACCTGGCCAGTTTCCCGGTCCTGATCCTGGGAGCGTCGAGTAATCTCGATCCCGTGCAGATGCGCCAGATTATCGAGGACCGGATCAAGTACCGGATCGAGCGCATGCCGGGCGTGGCCGCACTGGATATCTGGGGCGGCCTGAAACGGGAAATCCATGTCAACCTCTACGCCGACAAGGTCAAGGCGCTGGGTATCCCCGTGAGCCTGATATTGAGGAGGCTGCGGGCGGAGAATATCAATATGCCCTCCGGCACAATCGACCGCGGCCAGTACGAGGTCACAATCCGCACTCCGGGACATTTCACCGATATCGACCAGATCCGTAACACGATAATCGTCCTCCGCGATGGCGCTTCGGTGCGGCTGGCCGAAATCGCCAGCGTGGAAGATTCCTGGGAACGCGTCACCCGGATCGTGAGGGTAAACGGCAAGAACGGCGTCCGTCTGGGGGTGCGCAAGCAGTCCGGCACAAACACAGTCGAGGTAGCGCGCGGCGTGCTGGAGGAAATCGAGCGGCTGAACGAGGAAATCCCGCAGATCAAGATCACGCCCATTATCGACACCAGCGAATATATCACCAAGTCGATCTCAAATGTCGGTTCGATGGCGATGTACGGCGGCATCCTGGCCATCATTGTCCTGCTGTTCTTCCTGCGCAGCTTCCGCAGCACCATCGTGATCGCCACCGCGATCCCGGTCTCGATTATCGCCACGTTCGCGCTGATTTATTTCGGCGGTTTCACCCTGAATATCATGACTATCGGCGGGCTGGCGCTGGGAATCGGGCTGCTGGTCGACAACTCGATTGTGGTGCTGGAGAATATTTACCGTCTGCGGGAGTCGGGAATGAGCCGGGTGGAGGCGGCTGTCGAGGGCAGCGCCGAGGTGACCGCAGCGATTATCGCCAGTACGCTGACCACGCTGGCCGTGTTCCTGCCGCTGGTGTTCGTACGCGGGATGAGCGGGGTGATGTTCAAGCAGTTGTCGCTGGTGGTCAGCTTTTCGCTGCTCTGTTCGTTGGCCGTGGCGGTGACCATTGTGCCGATGTTGTCGGCGAAAATCCTGGGCATGTACAGCCGGGATGAGCAAAAATCCACCGGCTGGTTCGACAGGTTTGCATCTTTCAGTTCCGGCGTGCTGGCAGAGCTGGAAAGTAAATACAAAACCCTGCTGCACTACGCCCTGAACCATCGCCTGATGGTGATCCTGGTTACGGCCGGCGCCCTGGCGGTCAGTTTCGCCCTGGTGCCGCTGATCGGCGTGGAGTTCATGCCCAAGGCCGATGAGGGCGAGGTGCGGGTGGACGCCGAGATGGACGTGGGCATCAGGGTCGAAGTGATGGATGAGAAGTTCGAGGAAGTCGAACGGATAGTGCGGGAGAACGTACCTGAACTAAAGAACGTGGTCACCAGTATCGGCGGCAGCGGCTACCGGGTGGAGGGTTCGCACACGGGCCGCATGCGGGTTGCGCTGGTGTCCCAGTTCGAGCGGAGCCGCTCCAGCGAGGAGATCGCCGCCGTGCTCAGGGAGAAACTGGCGAATATCCCGGGGGTCACGATCCGTACCCGCGAGGGCCAGGGCCTGTTCCTGTTCAGAATTATCAGCGGCGGCACCGAACGGGTCCAGGTGGAGATTCGCGGCCACGATCTGGAGATTTCCAACGAGCTGACCCTGAGGGTCAAGAAGATTATCGAGGGCGTGCGGGGAGTTACCGACGCGCAGATCAGCCGCGAACTGGGCGTGCCCGAAGAACTTGTCATTGTCGACCGGCAGAAGGCCGCGGACATGAAACTGTCGGTCTCGCAGATCGCCAATACGCTGCAGACTGTGCTCTCCGGCTCCTCGGCCGGTTATTTCCACGAGGGCGGCGATGAGTTCCGGATCCTGGTCCGGATGCAGAACGCCGAGTCGATGGAACTGGGCGAGGTGCTGGACCTGACTCTGACCAACAGCGACGGCCGCCAGGTGGTGCTGCGCAACGTGGTCTCTGTCCGGCCGCGGACCGGCCCGGTGCTGATCGAGCGCAAGGACCAGGAGCGGATCGCCCTGATCAGCGCCAATATCAGCGGACGGGACATGGGCTCGATAATCGATGATATCCGCGAGCGGCTGGAGTCCGTGCCGGTCCCGCGAGATTTCAGTATCGTGTTCGCCGGCGACTACGAGGAGCAGCAGAAGGCGTTCAAAGAGCTGATGCTGAGTTTTATCCTGGCGCTGATCCTGGTCTACATGGTGATGGCCTGCCAGTACGAGTCCCTGCGCGACCCGTTCGTGGTGATGTTCTCCGTGCCGATGGCCGCGGTGGGTGTGATCCTGATGCTGTTCCTGACCGGCACCACGTTCAACGTGCAGTCGTTTATCGGCTGTATCATGCTCGGCGGAATCGTGGTCAACAACGCGATCCTGCTGGTGGACCACACCAACCTGCTGCGCCGCCGCGACGGGCTGGGACTGGTCGAGGCGATCGAGGAGGCCGGCCGCCGCCGCCTGCGCCCGATCCTGATGACCGCGGCGACAACGATCCTGGGCCTGACCCCGCTGGCGTTCGGGATCGGCGAGGGCGCGGAGACGCAGGTGCCGCTGGCCAGGGCGGTGATCGGCGGGCTGATCAGCTCCACGCTGATCACCCTGGTGCTGGTACCGGTGGTCTATTCCATCTTTGAAAAGAAAGCCCCGGGGCAATAG